A region from the Onychostoma macrolepis isolate SWU-2019 chromosome 18, ASM1243209v1, whole genome shotgun sequence genome encodes:
- the cd151l gene encoding CD151 antigen, like isoform X2, with protein sequence MAVGIWTLVEKSDYISLLSSKIYAVSAYILIMAGVIVMVTGILGCCATFKEQRRLLRVYFVLLLCIFLLEILAGVLAYIYYQQLNEELKGNLRETMVQKYHQPEHEHVTKAVDKLQQEFKCCGSNSSSDWVESVWIRSREADSRLVPDSCCKSPVIKLCGRRAHPSNIYKVEGGCITKLENFILNHLQIIGAVGVGIACVQIVGMFFTCCLYRSLKSEPY encoded by the exons ATGGCTGTGGGCATCTGGACGCTAGTTGAGAAGAGCGACTACATCAGTCTGCTGTCCTCAAAGATTTATGCTGTCTCTGCCTATATACTCATCATGGCCGGGGTGATTGTTATGGTAACGGGGATTTTAGGCTGCTGTGCCACCTTCAAGGAGCAAAGACGACTTCTGAGAGTG tattttgttttactGCTGTGTATTTTCCTGCTGGAGATCCTGGCTGGAGTTTTGGCCTACATTTATTACCAGCAG CTGAATGAGGAACTGAAGGGGAACTTGAGGGAGACCATGGTTCAGAAATATCATCAGCCTGAGCATGAGCATGTAACGAAGGCTGTGGACAAACTACAGCAGGAG TTCAAGTGCTGTGGCAGTAACAGCTCGTCTGATTGGGTGGAGAGTGTTTGGATCCGCTCTCGTGAGGCTGATAGTCGGTTGGTCCCTGACAGCTGCTGTAAGAGCCCAGTCATTAAGCTGTGTGGTCGGAGAGCTCACCCCTCAAATATCTATAAAGTAGAG ggTGGCTGCATCACAAAGCTGGAGAACTTCATTCTGAATCACCTGCAGATCATTGGTGCAGTGGGCGTAGGCATAGCTTGCGTGCAG